The window CGGGCATGTCATAGATATCAAAATAGTATTCCGGGGTAAATGGGGCAGCCGGATTGGGAAGGCCGGCCTTTGCGCAGACCCGGAACGGATGGTAATAGTTCACTCCCAGGAAATCCACCGTATTTAGACGGATAACCTCTAAATCCTCTGAGGCAGCTTCCGGCAGCAACCCGTGCTTTTCCAGAAGATCCACCAGCTCCGGATCATAAATTCCTTTTACTGAAGGATCCAGAAAGCTCTTATTCTGGAACAGCTCTGCAATCTTTGCCGCCTTCTCATCCTCCGGATGGGAGCTTCTGGGATAAGCCGGAGTCAGATTCAGGATGATTCCGATCTTTCCTCCCTGCTTCATGGAGTGGTATTCCCGCACCGCCATGGCACTGGCAAGGGCCGTATGATAGGCCACGGCTGCCGCTGCCTTAGGATCCACCTTGCAGGGATAGTGGTAGCACTGGAGGTATCCGCACTCCACATGAACAATGGGTTCATTAAAGGTAAACCAGCGCTTGACCAGATCTCCAAACAGGTTAAAGCAGGTCCAGGCGTATTCTTTATAATAATCCACCACCTTTCTGTTTTCCCATCCCCCCAGCTCCTGAAGCTTTACCGGCATATCAAAATGGTACAGATTCACAAAGGGCTCGATCCCCTGTTCCTTTAATTCCAGAAACAGGCTGCGGTAAAATTCGGCGGCTTTTTCGTTTACTTCCCCAAACCCCTGGGGAAACAGGCGGGACCAGCTGATGGATGTCCGGAAAGAGTTATGGCCTGTCTGTTTCATCAGCCGGATGTCTTCCTTATAGTTCCGGTAAAAGGAAGAAGTGGTGCCTGGGCCGATGCCTCCATGGAATTTAAAGCTCTCCTCCTCATACCAGAGATCCCAGATATTTTTTCCTCTTCCGTCATTTTCTGTGCTTCCCTCACACTGGACAGCGCTGGTGGCGCTGCCAAAGTAAAATCCTTCCGGAAACTTAAGTCTCATACCATACCCCCTCATTCCTTCCTTTTCTTTATCAGCATAACTGCACCCAGCAGTATAAATACCAGACCAACGGTCATATACATGGCAGAGGCCGGAAGCTGGGGTGATACGGTAATGAACAGGCAGCCTATGGCGATTAAAAATACAGTCCAGCTTTTCATGGAAAACCCTACCTTCTTTCTCAATCTACAGGGAAGAGCCGCCAAATCAGTTCTGTCAGGACAACCCCTGCGAACTGGTCTGGCAGCTCCTTCTTATTCTATGCAATTATTCTTCTTTCATTTTGTTTGCCATCATAACAAATGGCGTCCAGATGGCAAAGGATATAAACAGGTTAAACAGCGATACAAGTGCTGCCATAAAGTTTCCGCCGGTTGCAAGGAATGCGTAGATGCCTGCCGGCATTACCCATGGTACAGAAACGAATACCGGTGGGATTAAGCCGATGGCAGTTGCGCCGTATGCGATGGTCGCGCATACCGGCGGAACGATCAGCCACGGAATTAAATATACCGGGTTCAGTACGATAGGCATACCAAAGGTGATGGGTTCGTTGATATTGAATACGCCCATTGGCCAGGACAGCTTTGCAATGGCCCTCTGGTCCTCTCTCTTGGAAAACAGGAAGATGGCAATGATCAGGCCTAAGGTAATTCCGGAACCTCCCATCTGGCAGTAGGCGTCAAAGGAACCGCGGGTCCATAAGTAAGGAAGGCTGGCAGTACTCTGGCTGGCAGTAAATGCCTCGATGTTCTGGTTTAATGCGGTTAAGTAGATTCCATCCATAATAGGAGCCAGTACGTTGTGTCCATGTAATCCGAAGAACCATAACAGCTGGATTAAGAACACCATGAGGATTACGCTGAAGAAGCCCTGTGATAAGCTGAGGAGCGGCCTCTGTATATATTTAAGAACCATTTCATTAATGGTGGAGCCTGTTGCTGTTATACAGATCTGGGTTAAGATCCCTGCCACATAAATGGCGATCACGCCCGGGACAATTGCTGCAAATGCTTTGCTTACTGCCGGAGGTACAGAATCCGGAAGGTTAATGGTGATTTTTTTCTGCATCAGCTTTATGTAAATCATGGTACAGATAAAGCCCATAATCAATGCGGTAAAAAGGCCGCCGGAACCGGTGTATGCGGAACCTAAGTATCCCCAGCCGCTGACTCCGTTTAATGTGACACCGCCTCCTGCGGTAGCAGCCACATCAAGGCCAAGGCCCTTTAACTGGTCCGCTGCCGACGCTGCAACTCCCGGAAGCTCATAGCTGAAGGAAGCGCTTTGTCCCATACAGGTGACTAAGCTTGCAAATGCGATGACTCCGCCTGCAATGGCGTTTACATCATATGTTTTTGAAAGGTTGTAGCCCAGGGCAAAGACAAATGCCAGGGCAAGGATTACGATGGAACCAAAATATACGTTACCGTTAACACTGATGATCGGGGTCATGGCCTTAACAAACCCGGTCATTCCTGCCTGATTTGGAAGATCTCTTAAAAATACATTGAGCAAAACTGCGATGGAACCCACCATGGTAATGGGCATGATGGCGATAAATGCATCACGAATGGCAACCAAATGTTTCTGGGAGCCGATTCTCGCTGCGATCGGCATAAATCTTGCTTCCATGAATGAATTAAATGCACCCATAACTTTTCTCCCTCTTTTATTATCCCCTGAACCATTGTAAAGGGGAATTTCTTTTTCATACCTGCCCGTTTAATTTCCCCAGTGCCTGATCCAGGACCTTGGCACCGTTCATCGTGCCGTAAGCCATCATATCAATGACAAGCACTGGTTTCTCATTTTTCACTCTCTCGTTCATCTTTTTCTCCAGGTAACGAACCTGAGGTCCTAACAAAATGATATCTGCCTTTTTCACTTCTTCAACGGATTCAGCATCTCCCACCGCCCAAATGGTGGCCTCCACGCCTTTTTCTGATGCTGCATCCTGCATTTTTTTTACAAGCATGCTTGTAGACATTCCTGCAGAGCAAACTAATAAAATGTGATACATCTCGCACCCCTTTCTGTGGTCTAGACCACTTCTTATTACCCTTATAATACTATATCATATGCAAAAACACAAGCAAATTCTAAAATAAAAATAAATTTTTTATTTATTTCTTGAAAACTTCGCTTATTTACAGGCATTTCCCCCGTTATAATGCCAAAAAAATTGCCGTAAAAAAGACTATTTCCGTCAATTTCACAGCAATTTTCCTATTTTTATTTTTCGTTTTTAAAGAACCGGGGCAGGTATTTTTTATGAGCTTCCAGCAATTCCTCAACCACTGCATTGGCATCGTGATCGCTTGCACAGAGAGGATTCATGTTGAGAGCCGTCACCGCTAAATCCCTGCTTCCGGTGACAGCCGCTTCGCAGACCAGGCGCTCAAAGGTCTTGATGGTCTGTATGGTTCCGTTGATCTGGGGTTTCAGCTCACCCACTGCAATGGGCTTTGGCCCTCCGCCGGTGATGATGCAGGCAGCTTCCACCGCGCTGTCTGCCGGAAGGTTTGTGATGGTCCCGTTGTTGCGGACATCCACATACTGGATATCACCGGTATTGTTATACAGGGAGCAGATTAAGTTGCAGGCTGCATCGCTGTATCTGGCCCCGCCTCTCATCTCCAGCTGCTTTGGCTTGATATCCAGATTTTCATCCTTGTACAGCTCAAACAACTCCTCTTCCACCCTTTTCACCACTTCGCCCCGGACCCGGCCTTCCTGATACTCCTTCAATTCCTCCTCCAGCTGTTCCCTGGTAAAGAAATAGTAGTTGTGGTAAGGGCAGGGAATGCAGTGAAGCCCCCGGATAAATTCCGGGGAAAAAGGCAGGGTGGAAAAATTCTTCATGGAAATGGCATCCTCCCCACTGATGTGCTGATAGATTTCCAGGATCTCCTCCAGTCTTGACTGCCCATCCACAAATACATCCGTTGCAAAAATATGGTGGTTCAAGCCGGACAGCTCCATGGTCACCCGCTCTGCCTCCACCTTTAGCAGCCTTGCAAAGCCATTGACCATATTCACCGGCACGTTACAAAGTCCGATCACCCTTTTAAAATCCGTATATCTTAACACTGCCTCCGTGATCATTCCGGCAGGGTTTGTAAAGTTGATCATCCACGCCTCGGGGCAAAGCTCCTCCATGTCCTTTACAATATCTAAAATCACGGGAATGGTCCGGAAGGCCTTGAACATGCCTGCCGCTCCGTTGGTTTCCTGGCCGATCATGCCATGGCTTAAGGGGATCCGCTCATCCTTGATCCTGGCATCCAAAAGCCCTACCCGCATCTGCGTGGTCACATAGTCCGCATCCCTTAAGGCATCCCGCCTGTCATAGGACAGGATCACCTTCATGGGCAGCCCTGCCTTTTTTACCATGCGTTTGGCCAGGGCGCCTACGATCTCCAGTTTTTCCCTTCCCTCTTCAATATCCACCAGCCACAGTTCCCTCACAGGCAGCTTGTCATATCGTTTGATAAATCCTTCTACCAGCTCCGGCGTATAAGAGGAGCCGCCGCCAATGGTAACGATTTTGATCCCTTTCATCATGTCCTCCTTTTTTCTGGACTGCAACAAACCTTCCTGCTCCTGAAATACTGACAGTGTGCAAGAAGGCTGTTTTCGGCAAGCTCTTATTTATTTTTCAATCTTATCCTTTAAATCCTTGATCATCCGGTAAAGGTTCAAAATCTCCGCTGCCTGGTCCTTTGCCATCATGGCCATGGTTAAATGGTCCTGGGCATGTACCAGAATAATATTTACTTCAACAGGGTTGCCCTGGGCTTCCTGCTGGATTAAATCGATCTGGGACTGATGGGCGGACCTCATCTCCACTTCCGCCTCTTTTAAGTATTTCTCCGCTTCCTCAAAGTTAAATTCCCTGGCAGACTCCATTGCCATCATTGAAAGCGATTTTGAATTTCCAGCGTTCATAATGAGCTGAAACGCAACTGCATAATTCTCATCCATATCAAACTCCCCCTGTGCTTAAATTTTGCCTATATACTAGCACAGGAGACTTTTTTTTGCAAGAAAAAGGTAAAAAGCAAAAATAAAATGGTATAAGGCTAGGAGGCATTAATTCCATCATGTAATCGGCGCAGGATTAAAAATGCACAAATCATTATGCAGCTTATACTTCTCCGCCGCACTCTGTTTCCGCCCGCTGGCCACATCGATGATCTCGCGAAACAACTGTGTTCCAATCTCCTGGATCGTAGCGTCACCGGTGGCCACCGGCCCTGCATTTACATCAATTAAGTCGGACCACATCTCCTTCATCTCATTTCTGGAGCAAACCTTGATCACCGGTGCAATCGCCAGGCCATAAGGAGTTCCCCTCCCCGTCATAAACACCTGCAGACCGATCCCGGAAGCCAGCTGGCACGGCCCGCAGACAATATCGCTGGCAGGGGTAGCCCCATAGATCAGGCCCTTTTTCGTCGGCCTTTCCGCCGGAGACAGCACCTCCACGATGGGGGATGTACCGGATTTTGCAATAGATCCCATGGATTTCTCCACAATGTTCGCCAAACCACCTTTTTTATTTCCCGGCGTGGGGTTTGCACTGCGGTCCACCTGGCCATTTTCCAGGTAATGGTCATACCATTTCATTTCTGCCGCCAGCTTTTTCCCCACTTCCTCGTTGATACAGCGGTTGGCCAGCAGATATACACCATCCCGCACCTCGGTAACCTCTGAAAATATTACTGTCGCGCCCCCCTTCACCAGCATATCCGCCGCATAACCGGCCGAAGGGTTAGCAGAAACGCCGGAAAATGCATCACTGCCGCCGCATTGCATTCCTATCAGCAGCTCTGACAGCGGTAAGGTCTGGCGCCTGCGCTCATTTAACACCTTCAGCTTCTTATCCGCCATCTCCATCAAAGCGCTGATCATCTCATCGAAGCCCTTTTTCTCCTGTAGAATGATGACATTTTCCGGCGTAATATCCTCTTTGTCACAAAGCATGTCAACCGTAAATTTTTCGCATCCCAGTCCCACCACCATCAGCTGTCCTCCGAAATTCGGATGCCTGGCCAGATTTCGCAGGGTCCGGATCGGCACCTTTGCCTCCGGCGCATCGATGGCGACGCCGCAGCCATAGGCATGATTGACTGGAACAATATCATCCACATAAGGATACTTTGGCAAAAGCTCCCGTTTCATCCGCTCCACCGCCACATTCAATACTCCCGTCACACACTGGACTGTCGTGCTGATCCCAAGGATATTACGAGTACCGGCAGGCCCGCCCTGGGGATTGACATATCCTTCCCACTGGGTCACCGGCGGATCAGGCAGATCCGTCACAAGGTTGATCCCAAACTCCATGTTGTCCACATCCTGCAGTTCCGGCAATTCCAGCATATGCTCGTTTATCCAGTCGCCCTTCCGGATCGGATCAATGGCATATCCTAAGACCACACCGTATCGGATGATCTCCCCGCCCCTGGGTATGTCACAGAGGGCAACCTTATGGGCTTGGGGAATAACATGACGAGTAATAATTCCTTCCATCACTTCTGTTCCTTTTGGGATATCCTCCACTGCGATCGCCACGTTATCCTGATCTTTTATTTTTACGTAAAGCCGTGACATATTCTGCTCCTCCTTTCGTCTCACCAGCGCATCATCTCTCTGACCTTCTCACCTTATCGGTGTTATCACATTTCCCAGTTCGTCAAACTGAAGTTCCTCCGGCTGACCCAACGCTTCCACCCCCGGATATCGTCCGTTTTTCACATCTTCATAATAGGATTCAGACAGCATGATCCGGTCGATATGAAGACTATTTGCAATGCGGATCACCCTTACATGCTTTTGATCAATTTTATTGCATGTCTTGATGCAGATCTGTATGGCCTCCCTGTCGTCCGCCACGATACAGGGGATTCTGGCAGAAGCCAACACCGTGCTGGTAATGCAATTAGGATACATCTTTTCTAAATCCATTTCGTCAAAAATCTTTCTGGTAATGGCGGAGGCAAGCCCGCAGCCCAGGGCATTTCCATGGGATTCCTTACTAAGATTCAGAAAACAGGTTCGCTGTACCTTGATTCCCCCTGTTGCATAGGGTGTGGAGAAGGTCCCTGTAATATTGGGATCGACCCCCGTACCGCTGTAATTTTTTCCGATCTCATCCACTACCAGCACATCAGCCTCCCCCACAATCAGCCTGGGCATATTGGAAAATGCAAATTTCAGTAACTCCGGCTCCCGTTTTAAAATATCCGATGCCAGGATGGCCTCGATTTTACAAGTCTCATCGTAAGCATTTTCAAGACAGGGAATGGCAAACAGGATCTTCGCCTTTTCCAGGACCACTTTTGCCATGGTCGGAATATTTTGGGCGATTACATCCATCCCATCCCCATGAACGATGGAAGCCCCTGCCTGCTTCCCCAATCCCACCGTCATCATCTTACATGGCCCGCTTTCATAGGGTCCGCGAAAAGCATTGTGAGGTTTTAAACGGCAGGATACGATGATCCCGTCTGCCTCCCAGGCATTTCGGTCGATGGCAACCGGCTTCCCCAACTCGGAATATCCCAGCTCCACCACTTCCATGGAAGACTTTATGGGACATTCCATGGTTTCCGGCGTAATATTGTAGCTGGCAAGAACCTCCAGCTGCCCCTCTGCTGTTGCGCCGCCATGACTTCCCATTGCGGGCACG of the Lacrimispora indolis DSM 755 genome contains:
- a CDS encoding glycoside hydrolase family 1 protein, yielding MRLKFPEGFYFGSATSAVQCEGSTENDGRGKNIWDLWYEEESFKFHGGIGPGTTSSFYRNYKEDIRLMKQTGHNSFRTSISWSRLFPQGFGEVNEKAAEFYRSLFLELKEQGIEPFVNLYHFDMPVKLQELGGWENRKVVDYYKEYAWTCFNLFGDLVKRWFTFNEPIVHVECGYLQCYHYPCKVDPKAAAAVAYHTALASAMAVREYHSMKQGGKIGIILNLTPAYPRSSHPEDEKAAKIAELFQNKSFLDPSVKGIYDPELVDLLEKHGLLPEAASEDLEVIRLNTVDFLGVNYYHPFRVCAKAGLPNPAAPFTPEYYFDIYDMPGKRMNPYRGWEIYPRGLYDIALNIRDNYGNIEWMVTENGMGVEHEERFRKDGMIQDDYRIEFYKEHLTWLHKGMEEGSNCIGYHVWTFVDCWSWLNAYKNRYGLVELDLETQKRTIKKSGCWYQELLKNNGFE
- a CDS encoding LPXTG cell wall anchor domain-containing protein; protein product: MKSWTVFLIAIGCLFITVSPQLPASAMYMTVGLVFILLGAVMLIKKRKE
- a CDS encoding PTS sugar transporter subunit IIC is translated as MGAFNSFMEARFMPIAARIGSQKHLVAIRDAFIAIMPITMVGSIAVLLNVFLRDLPNQAGMTGFVKAMTPIISVNGNVYFGSIVILALAFVFALGYNLSKTYDVNAIAGGVIAFASLVTCMGQSASFSYELPGVAASAADQLKGLGLDVAATAGGGVTLNGVSGWGYLGSAYTGSGGLFTALIMGFICTMIYIKLMQKKITINLPDSVPPAVSKAFAAIVPGVIAIYVAGILTQICITATGSTINEMVLKYIQRPLLSLSQGFFSVILMVFLIQLLWFFGLHGHNVLAPIMDGIYLTALNQNIEAFTASQSTASLPYLWTRGSFDAYCQMGGSGITLGLIIAIFLFSKREDQRAIAKLSWPMGVFNINEPITFGMPIVLNPVYLIPWLIVPPVCATIAYGATAIGLIPPVFVSVPWVMPAGIYAFLATGGNFMAALVSLFNLFISFAIWTPFVMMANKMKEE
- a CDS encoding PTS sugar transporter subunit IIB, producing the protein MYHILLVCSAGMSTSMLVKKMQDAASEKGVEATIWAVGDAESVEEVKKADIILLGPQVRYLEKKMNERVKNEKPVLVIDMMAYGTMNGAKVLDQALGKLNGQV
- a CDS encoding 6-phospho-beta-glucosidase, with the protein product MMKGIKIVTIGGGSSYTPELVEGFIKRYDKLPVRELWLVDIEEGREKLEIVGALAKRMVKKAGLPMKVILSYDRRDALRDADYVTTQMRVGLLDARIKDERIPLSHGMIGQETNGAAGMFKAFRTIPVILDIVKDMEELCPEAWMINFTNPAGMITEAVLRYTDFKRVIGLCNVPVNMVNGFARLLKVEAERVTMELSGLNHHIFATDVFVDGQSRLEEILEIYQHISGEDAISMKNFSTLPFSPEFIRGLHCIPCPYHNYYFFTREQLEEELKEYQEGRVRGEVVKRVEEELFELYKDENLDIKPKQLEMRGGARYSDAACNLICSLYNNTGDIQYVDVRNNGTITNLPADSAVEAACIITGGGPKPIAVGELKPQINGTIQTIKTFERLVCEAAVTGSRDLAVTALNMNPLCASDHDANAVVEELLEAHKKYLPRFFKNEK
- a CDS encoding PTS lactose/cellobiose transporter subunit IIA, with protein sequence MDENYAVAFQLIMNAGNSKSLSMMAMESAREFNFEEAEKYLKEAEVEMRSAHQSQIDLIQQEAQGNPVEVNIILVHAQDHLTMAMMAKDQAAEILNLYRMIKDLKDKIEK
- the garD gene encoding galactarate dehydratase gives rise to the protein MSRLYVKIKDQDNVAIAVEDIPKGTEVMEGIITRHVIPQAHKVALCDIPRGGEIIRYGVVLGYAIDPIRKGDWINEHMLELPELQDVDNMEFGINLVTDLPDPPVTQWEGYVNPQGGPAGTRNILGISTTVQCVTGVLNVAVERMKRELLPKYPYVDDIVPVNHAYGCGVAIDAPEAKVPIRTLRNLARHPNFGGQLMVVGLGCEKFTVDMLCDKEDITPENVIILQEKKGFDEMISALMEMADKKLKVLNERRRQTLPLSELLIGMQCGGSDAFSGVSANPSAGYAADMLVKGGATVIFSEVTEVRDGVYLLANRCINEEVGKKLAAEMKWYDHYLENGQVDRSANPTPGNKKGGLANIVEKSMGSIAKSGTSPIVEVLSPAERPTKKGLIYGATPASDIVCGPCQLASGIGLQVFMTGRGTPYGLAIAPVIKVCSRNEMKEMWSDLIDVNAGPVATGDATIQEIGTQLFREIIDVASGRKQSAAEKYKLHNDLCIFNPAPIT
- a CDS encoding lactate racemase domain-containing protein, which encodes MKIVSGGAVSELLKNTKLPRMFHARQTFPRLVISPEEIPAVINRELGQERFSSLIRPGMEIAVTAGSRGIRNVDIITKAIVDFVKANGAHPFIVPAMGSHGGATAEGQLEVLASYNITPETMECPIKSSMEVVELGYSELGKPVAIDRNAWEADGIIVSCRLKPHNAFRGPYESGPCKMMTVGLGKQAGASIVHGDGMDVIAQNIPTMAKVVLEKAKILFAIPCLENAYDETCKIEAILASDILKREPELLKFAFSNMPRLIVGEADVLVVDEIGKNYSGTGVDPNITGTFSTPYATGGIKVQRTCFLNLSKESHGNALGCGLASAITRKIFDEMDLEKMYPNCITSTVLASARIPCIVADDREAIQICIKTCNKIDQKHVRVIRIANSLHIDRIMLSESYYEDVKNGRYPGVEALGQPEELQFDELGNVITPIR